One Paraburkholderia agricolaris DNA segment encodes these proteins:
- a CDS encoding potassium channel family protein, producing the protein MSDQPHPQPRPPRFRLPRRARTPWQPPRARTLFTRPAASPQRVLLQRIYLVLGLCVLAFAVLYLDRDGLRDANRKVLGIVDLMYFTMVTVATVGYGDIVPVTARARLIDAFFIVPIRIVIWFVFLGTAYQFVIQRVIEEFRMKRLQKQLRDHVVVCGYGLSGSVAVRELLESGFAADAIVVIDSQQDALEAATALGVAGLLGDPSREDLLQQAQVRIAKAVIIAVSDDAIAILLTLTVRSVAPDTKIVVRIQEQTYQRQLRQAGADVIVSSTKIGGLLLADAVDSNYIVPFINDLLSARGRVNLVERPATALEVGRWSNALPGAVVVGLIRAGRMLSFYEDEPCPIEPGDLLMVIQSARHVDET; encoded by the coding sequence GTGTCTGATCAGCCACACCCGCAGCCACGCCCACCGCGCTTTCGTCTGCCGCGCCGTGCCCGCACCCCCTGGCAGCCGCCGCGCGCCCGCACGCTGTTCACGCGTCCCGCAGCGTCGCCGCAACGCGTGCTGCTGCAGCGTATCTACCTCGTGCTTGGCCTGTGCGTGCTGGCCTTTGCCGTGCTTTATCTCGATCGCGACGGCCTGCGCGATGCCAATCGCAAGGTGCTCGGCATCGTCGACCTGATGTACTTCACGATGGTCACCGTTGCCACCGTCGGCTATGGCGATATCGTGCCGGTCACTGCCCGCGCGCGGCTCATCGATGCCTTCTTCATCGTGCCGATCCGTATCGTTATCTGGTTCGTGTTTCTGGGCACCGCTTATCAGTTCGTCATTCAACGCGTCATCGAGGAATTCCGCATGAAACGCCTGCAAAAACAACTGCGCGATCACGTCGTGGTGTGCGGCTACGGATTGAGCGGTTCGGTCGCGGTGCGCGAGTTGCTGGAAAGCGGCTTTGCGGCGGACGCGATCGTCGTCATCGATTCCCAGCAGGACGCGCTCGAAGCGGCCACCGCGCTGGGCGTGGCGGGCCTGCTCGGCGATCCGTCGCGCGAAGATCTGTTGCAGCAGGCGCAGGTGCGCATCGCCAAGGCGGTGATCATCGCGGTCAGCGACGACGCCATCGCGATCCTGCTCACGCTGACTGTGCGCAGCGTTGCGCCGGATACGAAGATCGTCGTGCGGATTCAGGAGCAAACCTACCAGCGCCAGTTGCGCCAGGCCGGCGCCGACGTGATCGTGTCGTCGACCAAGATCGGCGGCCTGTTGCTCGCCGACGCGGTGGACAGCAACTACATCGTGCCGTTCATCAACGATCTGCTGTCGGCTCGCGGCCGGGTTAATCTGGTGGAACGTCCGGCCACCGCGCTGGAAGTCGGCCGCTGGAGCAATGCGCTGCCGGGCGCGGTGGTGGTCGGGCTGATCCGGGCGGGGCGCATGCTGTCGTTCTATGAAGACGAACCGTGTCCGATCGAACCGGGCGATCTGCTGATGGTGATCCAGTCGGCGCGCCATGTGGACGAAACGTGA
- a CDS encoding helix-turn-helix transcriptional regulator — MIHLVATPDQMAQLLSAGRRQAGFTQAEAAARIGISQSRISALETDASALTLAQLLALCGAYGLQLQVRDKNQPVPEPAPLVEW; from the coding sequence ATGATCCACCTCGTCGCCACGCCGGACCAGATGGCCCAACTGCTGAGCGCCGGGCGGCGCCAGGCCGGCTTTACCCAGGCCGAAGCCGCCGCGCGCATCGGCATCAGCCAAAGCCGCATCTCGGCGCTCGAAACCGATGCCAGCGCCCTCACTCTCGCACAATTGCTGGCGCTGTGCGGCGCCTACGGCCTGCAATTGCAAGTGCGCGACAAGAACCAGCCGGTGCCTGAACCGGCGCCTCTGGTCGAGTGGTAA
- the lhpI gene encoding bifunctional Delta(1)-pyrroline-2-carboxylate/Delta(1)-piperideine-2-carboxylate reductase, which yields MTHPTMPIFDAAATTRLIPYATLVDALKRASIDYAQQRIVSPERLVVPLNEGGIMLSMPATAPDLAIHKLVNVCASNGPRGIPTIHGQVMAFDADTGETLFILDGPTVTGRRTAAMSMLGVLTFAPARPREFLLIGTGTQAANHLEAIGDLFPDARVWVKGSAPARAAAFCAAHRVQGAQGCKVRDLQPLADPEAAIPTAIDVVIALTTSKQAVYDEAARPNRLVIGVGAFTPAMVEIGARTIEGSALFVDDEAGARHEAGDFIQAGVDWARVGGIAAVVGNAALLPAEQAIVFKSVGCAAWDLAACRVAREALSGG from the coding sequence ATGACCCACCCGACCATGCCGATTTTCGATGCCGCCGCCACTACGCGGCTGATCCCCTATGCAACGCTTGTCGACGCGTTGAAGCGCGCGAGCATCGACTATGCACAGCAACGCATCGTGAGTCCTGAGCGGCTCGTCGTGCCGCTCAACGAGGGCGGCATCATGCTGTCGATGCCGGCAACCGCGCCCGATCTCGCGATCCACAAGCTGGTCAACGTATGCGCGAGCAATGGGCCGCGCGGCATCCCGACCATCCATGGCCAGGTGATGGCCTTCGACGCCGATACCGGCGAGACGCTTTTCATCCTCGACGGCCCGACGGTGACCGGGCGTCGCACGGCGGCGATGTCGATGCTCGGCGTACTCACTTTCGCGCCGGCGAGGCCGCGTGAATTCCTGCTGATCGGCACCGGCACGCAGGCAGCGAACCATCTGGAAGCGATCGGCGACCTGTTCCCCGACGCGCGCGTGTGGGTGAAGGGCAGTGCGCCCGCGCGCGCCGCGGCGTTCTGCGCCGCCCATCGGGTCCAGGGTGCGCAAGGTTGCAAGGTACGCGACCTGCAGCCACTGGCCGACCCTGAAGCAGCCATCCCCACCGCGATCGACGTGGTGATTGCGCTCACCACCAGCAAGCAGGCCGTCTACGACGAAGCGGCGCGCCCGAACCGGCTCGTGATCGGCGTCGGTGCGTTCACGCCGGCCATGGTCGAGATCGGCGCGCGCACGATCGAGGGCAGCGCGCTGTTCGTCGACGACGAAGCTGGCGCGAGGCACGAAGCCGGTGACTTCATTCAGGCCGGCGTCGATTGGGCACGGGTCGGTGGAATTGCAGCCGTGGTAGGGAACGCTGCATTGTTGCCGGCGGAACAAGCGATTGTTTTTAAAAGTGTCGGCTGCGCGGCGTGGGATCTGGCGGCCTGCCGGGTGGCGCGCGAAGCCTTGTCGGGCGGCTGA
- the lhpH gene encoding trans-3-hydroxy-L-proline dehydratase: MKLNRMISTVEVHTAGEPFRIVTSGLPKFPGKTIVERRAWLKEHADHLRRALMLEPRGHADMYGGYLTEPVSESADFGVIFVHNEGYSDHCGHGVIALATAAVALGWIERSEPETRVGIDAPCGFIEAFVQWDGEQAGHVRFVNVPSFIWQRDVTVHTPSFGEVRGDIAFGGAFYFYTSGKPFDLNVRETEIDRLIQFGDEVKRAANAAFKVEHPLIPEINHIYATIIDNVPRHAGSTQANCCVFADREVDRSPTGSGTAGRVAQLYLRGELGRNETLVNESVIGTIFRGRVLSETKLGRFDAVIPEIEGEAHVLGFANWIIDERDPLTYGFLVR, translated from the coding sequence ATGAAGCTGAACCGCATGATCAGCACGGTCGAAGTGCACACCGCCGGCGAACCGTTTCGCATTGTCACGAGCGGCTTGCCGAAGTTTCCGGGCAAGACCATTGTCGAGCGGCGCGCGTGGCTCAAGGAGCACGCCGATCACCTGCGCCGCGCGTTGATGCTCGAACCGCGCGGCCACGCCGATATGTACGGCGGTTACCTGACGGAACCGGTAAGCGAAAGCGCCGACTTCGGCGTGATCTTCGTGCACAACGAAGGCTACAGCGATCATTGCGGCCACGGCGTGATCGCGCTTGCGACCGCGGCTGTTGCGCTTGGCTGGATCGAGCGCAGCGAGCCGGAAACCCGTGTCGGTATCGACGCGCCGTGCGGCTTCATCGAAGCGTTCGTGCAATGGGACGGCGAGCAGGCGGGGCACGTGCGCTTCGTCAACGTGCCTTCGTTCATCTGGCAGCGCGACGTGACGGTGCACACGCCCAGTTTCGGCGAGGTGCGCGGCGATATCGCGTTCGGCGGCGCGTTCTATTTCTACACGTCGGGCAAGCCCTTCGATCTGAACGTGCGCGAGACTGAGATCGACCGGTTGATCCAGTTCGGCGATGAAGTCAAACGCGCGGCGAACGCGGCCTTCAAGGTCGAGCACCCGCTGATTCCGGAAATCAACCACATCTACGCCACGATCATCGACAACGTGCCGCGGCATGCCGGTTCGACGCAGGCCAATTGCTGTGTGTTCGCCGACCGGGAAGTGGACCGCTCGCCGACCGGTTCCGGCACCGCCGGCCGCGTTGCGCAACTTTATCTGCGCGGCGAGTTGGGCCGCAATGAGACGTTGGTCAACGAATCGGTGATCGGCACGATTTTTCGCGGCCGCGTGTTGTCCGAGACGAAACTCGGCCGCTTCGACGCGGTGATCCCGGAGATCGAAGGCGAGGCGCATGTGCTTGGCTTTGCAAACTGGATCATCGACGAACGCGATCCGCTGACTTACGGTTTTCTGGTGCGCTGA
- the zwf gene encoding glucose-6-phosphate dehydrogenase, with amino-acid sequence MTTQSASATPDLPLDMIIFGGTGDLSFRKLLPALYMAHLHCNLPPDTRILTIGRKPWSREEYITEFMEAKAKPFIEKKAFDAAAWDKFLALFEYVRMDVDSIEDYQRLKETSREDVRRVFYLATSPDLFTNICDNLSAAGLIDGNSRVVLEKPLGHDLASAQEINTAVGKHFSEAQIYRIDHYLGKETVQNLMVLRFGNPIFGPLWQAPYIKSVQITVAETVGVGSRAGFYDKTGALRDMVQNHLLQLLCIVAMEPPVSLDPDAVRDEKLKVLRSLRPMTPEDIARDTVRGQYTAGAVDGEAVKGYQEEDNVPAGSRAETFVALRAHINNWRWAHVPFFLRTGKRMQKKVSEIVIEFSELPFSIIPNGNSGRNYGNRLVIQLQPEESIQLQVLAKEPGSGMHMLPVNLNLDLQQAFTERRAEAYERLLIDVIRGRLTHFMRRDELEAAWAWAEPILEGWAKSGDKPRGYTAGTFGPAASTALMARENAVWAEESQ; translated from the coding sequence ATGACGACCCAATCCGCTTCAGCTACTCCCGACCTGCCGCTCGACATGATCATCTTCGGCGGCACCGGCGACCTGTCGTTTCGCAAGCTGCTGCCCGCGCTCTACATGGCGCATCTGCACTGCAATCTGCCGCCGGATACCCGCATTCTCACGATCGGCCGCAAGCCGTGGTCGCGTGAGGAGTACATCACCGAATTCATGGAAGCGAAGGCGAAGCCCTTCATCGAAAAGAAAGCGTTCGATGCCGCCGCCTGGGACAAATTCCTCGCGCTGTTCGAATACGTGCGCATGGACGTCGATTCGATCGAGGACTACCAGCGCCTGAAAGAGACATCGCGCGAAGATGTGCGGCGGGTGTTTTATCTCGCGACCTCGCCGGATCTGTTCACGAATATTTGCGACAACCTTTCGGCGGCCGGACTGATCGACGGGAATTCGCGGGTCGTCCTCGAGAAACCGCTGGGCCACGATCTGGCCTCCGCGCAGGAGATCAACACGGCGGTCGGCAAGCATTTCAGCGAAGCGCAGATCTACCGGATCGACCACTACCTTGGTAAGGAAACCGTGCAGAACCTGATGGTGCTGCGCTTCGGTAATCCGATTTTCGGCCCGCTGTGGCAGGCGCCGTATATCAAGAGCGTGCAGATCACGGTGGCGGAAACGGTCGGCGTAGGCAGCCGTGCGGGCTTCTACGACAAAACCGGCGCGCTGCGCGACATGGTGCAGAACCACTTGCTGCAATTGCTGTGCATCGTTGCCATGGAGCCGCCGGTGTCGCTCGACCCGGATGCGGTGCGCGACGAAAAACTCAAGGTGCTGCGTTCGCTACGGCCCATGACGCCCGAGGACATCGCACGCGATACCGTGCGCGGCCAGTACACCGCGGGCGCCGTGGACGGCGAGGCGGTGAAGGGTTATCAGGAAGAAGACAATGTGCCGGCCGGCAGCCGTGCCGAGACTTTCGTCGCGTTGCGCGCGCATATCAACAACTGGCGCTGGGCTCACGTGCCGTTTTTCCTGCGCACCGGCAAGCGGATGCAAAAGAAGGTGTCGGAGATCGTCATCGAGTTTTCCGAGCTGCCTTTCTCGATCATCCCGAACGGCAATAGCGGGCGCAATTACGGCAACCGGCTTGTGATCCAGTTGCAGCCCGAAGAGTCGATCCAGTTGCAGGTGCTCGCGAAGGAACCGGGTAGTGGCATGCACATGCTGCCGGTGAACCTGAATCTCGACTTGCAGCAGGCTTTCACCGAGCGCCGCGCGGAAGCGTACGAGCGTTTGCTGATCGACGTGATTCGCGGACGCCTCACGCACTTCATGCGCCGTGACGAACTCGAAGCGGCATGGGCGTGGGCGGAGCCGATTCTGGAAGGCTGGGCCAAGTCGGGCGATAAACCGCGTGGCTATACGGCTGGCACGTTTGGACCGGCTGCATCGACGGCGCTGATGGCGCGTGAAAACGCGGTGTGGGCGGAAGAATCGCAGTAA